Proteins co-encoded in one Acidovorax sp. 69 genomic window:
- a CDS encoding CaiB/BaiF CoA-transferase family protein: MTRPLDGITVVSLEHAVAAPFCTRQLADLGARVIKVERPGSGDFARGYDQRVNGQSSHFTWLNRNKESLALDVKQPQAKAALLQLLQTADVLVQNLAPGAAARMGLSHAALKSHNPRLIVCDISGYGADGPYRDKKAYDLLIQSEAGFLSVTGTPETPSKSGISVADIAAGMYAYTNILSALLLRGKTGEGSHIDVSMLEAMGEWMGYPMYYAYEGAPPPPRTGASHASIYPYGPFTAGDGGTVMLGLQNEREWKIFCDAVLLRPEVATDARFCSNAQRNAQRDALQALILQEFSALTAAQVVERLDAAGIANARVNDMADLRAHPQLQARQRWRTVGTPAGDVPALLPPGVNSAFDYRMDAVPAVGQHNAAILAALGWNAEQIDALQATQPV; the protein is encoded by the coding sequence ATGACCCGCCCCCTCGACGGCATCACCGTCGTCTCGCTCGAACACGCGGTGGCCGCACCGTTTTGCACGCGCCAGCTGGCCGATCTGGGCGCGCGCGTCATCAAGGTGGAACGCCCCGGTAGCGGCGACTTCGCGCGCGGCTACGACCAGCGGGTCAACGGCCAGTCGTCGCACTTCACCTGGCTCAACCGCAACAAGGAAAGCCTGGCGCTCGATGTGAAGCAGCCCCAGGCCAAGGCCGCGCTGCTGCAACTGCTCCAGACCGCCGATGTGCTGGTGCAAAACCTGGCGCCCGGCGCGGCCGCGCGCATGGGGCTGTCGCATGCGGCGCTGAAAAGCCACAACCCGCGCCTGATCGTGTGTGACATCAGCGGCTATGGCGCCGACGGCCCCTACCGCGACAAGAAGGCCTACGACCTGTTGATCCAGAGCGAGGCGGGCTTCCTGTCCGTGACGGGCACGCCCGAGACACCCTCCAAATCCGGCATCTCGGTGGCCGACATTGCCGCAGGCATGTATGCCTACACCAACATCCTGTCGGCCCTGCTGCTGCGCGGCAAGACGGGCGAGGGCAGCCACATCGACGTCTCCATGCTCGAAGCCATGGGTGAGTGGATGGGCTACCCGATGTACTACGCCTACGAAGGCGCGCCGCCGCCGCCGCGCACCGGCGCATCGCATGCCAGCATCTACCCCTACGGGCCGTTCACCGCCGGCGACGGTGGCACGGTGATGCTGGGCCTGCAGAACGAGCGCGAGTGGAAGATTTTTTGCGACGCCGTGCTGCTGCGCCCCGAGGTGGCGACCGACGCGCGCTTTTGTTCCAACGCGCAGCGCAATGCCCAGCGTGACGCGCTGCAGGCGCTGATCCTGCAGGAATTCTCCGCGTTGACGGCGGCCCAGGTGGTCGAGCGCCTGGACGCGGCGGGCATTGCCAACGCCCGCGTGAACGACATGGCCGACCTGCGGGCCCACCCGCAGCTGCAGGCGCGCCAGCGCTGGCGCACCGTGGGCACGCCGGCAGGCGATGTGCCCGCGCTGCTGCCGCCGGGCGTGAACAGCGCGTTTGATTACCGCATGGACGCCGTCCCCGCCGTGGGCCAGCACAACGCCGCCATCCTTGCCGCGCTGGGCTGGAACGCCGAGCAGATCGACGCACTGCAGGCCACGCAACCTGTTTGA
- a CDS encoding acyl-CoA dehydrogenase family protein, with protein MTHQPDQYQEIRDAVRALCAQFPDEYFRKIDEARGYPEAFVDALTQAGWMAALIPQEYGGSGLTMAEASVIMEEINRSGGNSGACHGQMYVMNAIVRSGSEAQKQKYLPKIAAGELRIQSMGVTEPTTGSDTTKLKTTAVKKDGRWVINGQKVWISRIQHSDLMILLARTTPADQVKKRSDGLSCFLIDLHQAIGNGLTVRPILNMVNHETNELFFDNLEIPEDALLGEEGKGFKTLLDGLNAERTLIAAECIGDGYWFIDRATKYANERVVFNRPIGQNQGVQFPIADAFIELEAANLMRWKACEKIDAHQNAGAEANMAKYLAAKASWEAANVCLQTHGGFGFACEYDIERKFRETRLYQVAPISTNMIYSYVAEHILGLPRSF; from the coding sequence ATGACCCACCAGCCCGACCAGTACCAGGAAATCCGCGACGCCGTGCGCGCCCTCTGTGCCCAGTTCCCCGACGAATATTTCCGAAAAATCGATGAGGCCCGTGGCTACCCCGAGGCGTTTGTCGATGCCCTGACCCAGGCCGGCTGGATGGCCGCGTTGATTCCGCAGGAGTACGGCGGCTCGGGCCTGACCATGGCCGAGGCCTCGGTCATCATGGAAGAAATCAACCGCAGCGGCGGCAACTCGGGCGCCTGCCACGGCCAGATGTACGTGATGAACGCCATCGTGCGCAGCGGTAGCGAAGCACAAAAACAAAAATACCTGCCCAAGATCGCCGCGGGCGAGCTGCGAATCCAGTCCATGGGCGTGACCGAGCCCACCACCGGCAGCGACACCACCAAGCTCAAGACCACGGCGGTCAAGAAGGATGGCCGCTGGGTCATCAACGGGCAAAAGGTCTGGATCTCGCGCATTCAGCACAGCGACTTGATGATTTTGCTGGCCCGCACCACGCCCGCCGATCAGGTGAAAAAGCGCTCCGATGGTCTGTCGTGTTTCCTCATCGACCTGCACCAGGCGATTGGCAACGGCCTGACGGTGCGCCCCATCCTGAACATGGTCAACCACGAGACCAACGAGCTGTTCTTCGACAACCTCGAAATCCCCGAGGACGCGCTGCTGGGCGAGGAAGGCAAGGGCTTCAAGACCCTGCTGGACGGCCTGAACGCCGAGCGCACCCTGATTGCCGCTGAGTGCATTGGCGATGGCTACTGGTTCATCGACCGCGCCACCAAATACGCGAACGAGCGCGTGGTGTTCAACCGCCCCATCGGTCAGAACCAGGGCGTGCAGTTCCCGATTGCCGATGCCTTCATCGAGCTGGAAGCCGCCAACCTGATGCGCTGGAAGGCCTGCGAGAAGATTGACGCCCACCAGAACGCAGGTGCCGAGGCCAACATGGCCAAGTACCTGGCCGCCAAGGCCAGCTGGGAAGCGGCCAACGTCTGCCTGCAGACGCACGGCGGCTTCGGCTTTGCCTGCGAGTACGACATTGAGCGCAAATTCCGCGAAACCCGCCTGTACCAGGTGGCGCCCATCTCGACCAACATGATCTACAGCTACGTGGCCGAGCACATCCTCGGTTTGCCGCGTTCGTTCTGA
- a CDS encoding MaoC family dehydratase N-terminal domain-containing protein gives MATMTEPTIDNALLAHLQTWQGQSETLGDTLTAVPVAALSATLDRDDPAPAAGTALPPLWHWLYFLPHARQSEIGPDGHPQRGGFLPPVPLPRRMWAGGRLRWEIQSDGANPLRVGQEVQRTSTIASVKHKAGRSGELLFVLVQHQFSNGSGLALTEEHDIVYRSAAQPGDPAPAPQKPPLDGQAAWSRTIVPDDVLLFRYSALTFNGHRIHYDRKYVTEVEGYPGLIVHGPLIATLLLDLLRRSLPGAQVATFDFRAVRPTFDLHSFSVHGKPSADGKTVELWAQDHEGWLTMQGTATLA, from the coding sequence ATGGCGACCATGACAGAACCCACCATTGACAACGCCCTGCTCGCGCACCTGCAGACCTGGCAAGGCCAAAGTGAAACCCTGGGCGACACCCTCACGGCCGTGCCCGTGGCGGCACTGTCGGCCACGCTCGACCGTGACGACCCGGCACCCGCCGCCGGCACCGCGCTGCCGCCGCTGTGGCACTGGCTGTATTTTTTGCCGCACGCCCGGCAAAGCGAGATTGGTCCCGACGGCCATCCCCAACGCGGCGGCTTTTTGCCGCCGGTGCCACTGCCGCGCCGCATGTGGGCGGGCGGGCGCCTGCGCTGGGAAATACAGAGTGATGGCGCCAACCCGCTGCGCGTGGGCCAGGAGGTGCAGCGCACGTCCACCATCGCGTCGGTCAAACACAAGGCAGGGCGCTCGGGCGAGCTGCTGTTTGTGCTGGTGCAGCACCAGTTTTCAAACGGCAGCGGTCTCGCGCTGACCGAAGAGCACGACATCGTCTACCGCAGTGCGGCCCAGCCCGGCGACCCGGCGCCCGCGCCGCAAAAGCCGCCCCTGGACGGCCAGGCCGCCTGGTCGCGCACCATCGTGCCCGACGACGTGCTGCTGTTTCGCTACTCGGCGCTCACCTTCAACGGCCACCGCATCCACTACGACCGCAAGTACGTGACCGAGGTCGAGGGCTACCCCGGCCTGATCGTGCATGGCCCGCTGATCGCCACGCTGCTGCTGGACCTGCTGCGCCGCAGCCTGCCGGGCGCACAGGTGGCCACCTTCGACTTCCGCGCTGTGCGCCCCACCTTCGACCTGCATTCCTTCAGCGTGCACGGCAAGCCATCCGCCGACGGCAAGACCGTGGAGCTGTGGGCCCAGGACCATGAGGGCTGGTTGACCATGCAGGGCACGGCCACACTGGCCTAA
- a CDS encoding SDR family NAD(P)-dependent oxidoreductase produces MTQKMVQDKVVVVTGAGGGIGRDMALALAAAGAKVVVNDIGTSTTGEGTDAGPAQKVVDEIKAAGGQAVANMDSVAESAAAGHIVQCALDHFGRIDGVVNNAGILRDRFFHKMSLDEWDAVIKVHLYGSYFMARAAANHFKEQESGAFVHMTSTSGLIGNLGQANYSAAKLGLTALSKSIALDMQKFNVRSNCIAPFAWSRMIGSIPTDTPEQQARVAKIQQMTPNKIAPLAVYLLSDQAQDVNAQVFAVRNNEIFLMSQPRPLRSVHRSEGWTPEFIAEHGMPALKASFVPMDRSADVFSWDPV; encoded by the coding sequence ATGACGCAAAAGATGGTGCAGGACAAGGTAGTGGTGGTCACGGGGGCTGGCGGCGGCATCGGGCGCGACATGGCGCTGGCCCTGGCAGCGGCCGGCGCCAAGGTGGTGGTGAATGACATCGGCACCTCCACCACCGGCGAGGGCACCGACGCCGGCCCCGCGCAGAAAGTGGTCGACGAAATCAAGGCCGCCGGCGGCCAGGCCGTGGCCAACATGGACAGCGTGGCCGAGTCTGCTGCCGCCGGCCACATCGTGCAGTGCGCGCTGGACCACTTCGGCCGCATCGACGGCGTGGTCAACAACGCCGGCATCCTCCGCGACCGCTTCTTTCACAAGATGAGCCTGGACGAGTGGGACGCGGTGATCAAGGTGCACCTCTACGGCAGCTACTTCATGGCCCGCGCCGCTGCCAACCATTTCAAGGAGCAGGAAAGCGGCGCCTTCGTGCACATGACCTCCACGTCGGGCTTGATCGGCAACCTGGGCCAGGCCAACTACAGCGCCGCCAAGCTGGGGCTGACGGCCCTGTCCAAGAGCATTGCGCTGGACATGCAAAAGTTCAACGTGCGCTCCAACTGCATCGCACCGTTTGCCTGGAGCCGCATGATCGGCTCCATCCCCACCGACACGCCCGAGCAGCAGGCGCGCGTGGCCAAAATCCAGCAGATGACGCCCAACAAGATCGCGCCGCTGGCCGTGTACCTGCTGTCCGACCAGGCGCAGGACGTGAACGCCCAGGTGTTTGCCGTGCGCAACAACGAAATCTTCTTGATGAGCCAGCCGCGCCCGCTGCGCTCGGTGCACCGCAGCGAAGGCTGGACGCCCGAGTTCATCGCCGAGCACGGCATGCCCGCGCTCAAGGCCTCTTTCGTGCCGATGGACCGCTCGGCCGACGTGTTCAGCTGGGACCCCGTCTGA
- a CDS encoding MaoC/PaaZ C-terminal domain-containing protein, which translates to MPIDYHHLKAHDFGVIRQSYTERDTMLYALSLGLGNDPLDAAALPFVYEGLEAGLRALPTQAVVLGYPGFWAREPDTGIDWVKLLHGEQRVRWHQTLPASGDVVGHNRITHLTDKGEGKGAIMITERRLESAAGELLATVQQVTFLRGDGGYSQRGGGQPSDAPLPALQPTPEDRAPDFTDTQSVRPEAALLYRLMGDTNPLHADPAVATKAGFERPILHGLASYGLVAHAVLRQCGGGDPARLKALDIRFAAPVYPGETLVTEIWRVPGQAGQFQLRARVAERDKVVMSHGFAELA; encoded by the coding sequence ATGCCCATCGACTACCACCACCTGAAGGCGCACGACTTTGGCGTGATCCGCCAGTCGTACACCGAACGCGACACCATGCTCTATGCGCTCAGCCTCGGGCTGGGCAACGACCCGCTGGACGCCGCCGCCCTGCCCTTCGTCTATGAGGGCCTGGAGGCCGGGCTGCGCGCCCTGCCCACGCAGGCCGTGGTGCTGGGCTACCCCGGCTTTTGGGCGCGCGAGCCCGACACAGGCATCGACTGGGTGAAGCTCTTGCACGGCGAGCAGCGTGTGCGCTGGCACCAAACGCTGCCTGCCAGCGGCGACGTGGTGGGCCACAACCGCATCACGCACCTGACCGACAAGGGCGAAGGCAAGGGCGCCATCATGATCACGGAGCGGCGCCTCGAATCCGCCGCCGGCGAGCTGCTGGCCACCGTGCAACAAGTGACCTTCTTGCGCGGCGACGGCGGCTACAGCCAGCGGGGCGGCGGCCAGCCCAGCGATGCACCACTGCCCGCGCTGCAACCCACGCCCGAGGACCGCGCGCCCGACTTCACCGACACGCAATCGGTCCGCCCCGAGGCGGCGCTGCTGTACCGCCTGATGGGCGACACCAACCCATTGCACGCCGACCCGGCCGTGGCCACCAAGGCGGGGTTCGAGCGCCCCATCCTGCACGGCCTGGCGAGTTACGGCCTGGTGGCCCACGCGGTGCTGCGCCAGTGCGGCGGGGGCGATCCCGCGCGCCTGAAGGCGCTGGACATCCGCTTTGCCGCACCGGTGTACCCGGGCGAAACCCTGGTGACCGAGATCTGGCGCGTACCGGGCCAGGCGGGGCAATTCCAGCTGCGCGCACGCGTCGCCGAGCGCGACAAGGTCGTCATGAGCCACGGGTTTGCCGAGCTGGCCTGA
- a CDS encoding enoyl-CoA hydratase/isomerase family protein, which translates to MSASPVLTSVLDGIGTITLNRPEARNALSMDMRPALADAIAQMRDDAQVHAVILTGAGGAFCSGGDISAMLDTSRTGLAFRKGMRELHQWFPELVNLEKPVIAAVDGPAFGAGLSLALAADFVLATRRAKFCAVFGRMGLVPDLGALHLLPRIVGQQKAKELVFTARTVDADEAQQLGMVYDIVEDGAALTEAALALARRFGQASTAAIGMAKTIMNQSFESDARTIAELESYAQAMCRSSPYHQDAVQRFKAKEPLRFDWNKK; encoded by the coding sequence ATGAGCGCATCCCCCGTGTTGACCTCGGTGCTGGACGGCATCGGCACCATCACCCTGAACCGCCCCGAGGCGCGCAACGCGCTCAGCATGGACATGCGCCCGGCGCTGGCCGACGCGATAGCGCAGATGCGAGACGACGCGCAGGTGCATGCCGTCATCCTCACCGGCGCGGGCGGTGCCTTTTGCTCGGGCGGCGATATCTCGGCCATGCTCGACACCAGCCGCACGGGCCTGGCTTTTCGCAAGGGAATGCGCGAGCTGCACCAGTGGTTCCCCGAGCTGGTGAACCTGGAAAAGCCCGTGATCGCCGCGGTGGACGGCCCCGCCTTTGGTGCCGGCCTGAGCCTGGCGCTGGCGGCCGACTTTGTGCTGGCCACGCGCCGCGCCAAGTTCTGCGCGGTGTTCGGCCGCATGGGCCTGGTGCCCGACCTGGGCGCCCTGCACTTGCTGCCGCGCATCGTGGGCCAGCAAAAGGCCAAGGAGCTGGTCTTTACCGCGCGCACCGTCGATGCCGATGAGGCCCAGCAGCTCGGCATGGTCTACGACATCGTCGAAGACGGGGCCGCGCTGACCGAGGCCGCGCTGGCGCTGGCGCGGCGCTTTGGCCAGGCGTCCACGGCCGCCATCGGGATGGCCAAGACCATCATGAACCAGTCCTTCGAGAGCGATGCGCGCACCATCGCCGAGCTGGAGTCCTACGCCCAGGCCATGTGCCGCAGCTCGCCCTACCACCAGGACGCAGTGCAGCGCTTCAAGGCCAAGGAGCCGCTGCGCTTTGACTGGAATAAAAAGTGA
- a CDS encoding acetyl-CoA hydrolase/transferase family protein: MSLLADRLQDLIRPGDTLWWGQATAEPLTLTRALVAHRHALAQGGRLRVFVGIGASDTLQPEQADAIDFFGYAAGGPHRKLAEAGVLDILPSHYSHLPGLIGAGVLPVDVVLLQVSPPDSEGRYSLGLAQEYLPAAIERARVVIGEVNPAIPWTHGSLHLQASDFALLIDAEHPPLDQSRSAPGPVEQAIARHVAALVQDGATLQLGIGNLPEAVLAALHSHRDLGLHSGAVGDGIAALAEAGVLTNAKKSLDNGVGIGGILMGSDRLRRWAHRNPQFALRGTDYTHDPEVLAASHQLAAINAAIEVDLTGQINAEVAAGVYVGAVGGAVDFLRGAARSHGGLPIVALPATTKGKTRIVAQLSGPVSTPRSDAGLIVTEHGVADLRGQPLSRRVRRLIDIAAPEHREDLERQAHETLRRCGAAFHQN; the protein is encoded by the coding sequence ATGAGTCTCTTGGCCGATCGGTTGCAAGATTTGATCCGCCCCGGTGACACGCTGTGGTGGGGCCAGGCCACGGCCGAGCCGCTGACGCTCACGCGCGCGCTGGTGGCGCATCGCCATGCGCTGGCGCAGGGTGGGCGGCTGCGGGTGTTTGTGGGCATTGGCGCGTCGGACACGCTGCAGCCCGAGCAAGCCGATGCCATCGATTTTTTTGGCTACGCGGCGGGCGGACCGCACCGCAAGCTGGCAGAAGCGGGTGTGCTCGACATCCTGCCCAGCCACTACTCCCACCTGCCGGGCTTGATCGGCGCGGGCGTGCTGCCGGTTGACGTGGTGCTGCTGCAGGTCTCGCCGCCCGATAGCGAGGGCCGCTATAGCCTGGGGCTGGCGCAGGAATACCTGCCCGCCGCGATCGAGCGCGCGCGCGTGGTGATCGGTGAGGTCAACCCCGCCATCCCGTGGACCCACGGCAGCCTGCACCTGCAGGCCAGCGACTTCGCGCTGCTCATCGACGCCGAGCACCCGCCGCTGGACCAGAGCCGCAGCGCGCCCGGACCGGTGGAGCAGGCCATCGCGCGGCATGTGGCGGCTCTGGTGCAAGACGGCGCCACACTGCAATTGGGCATCGGCAACCTGCCCGAGGCCGTGCTGGCCGCGCTGCACAGCCACCGCGACCTGGGCCTGCACAGCGGCGCGGTGGGCGACGGCATTGCCGCCCTGGCCGAGGCCGGTGTGCTGACCAATGCGAAAAAGAGCCTGGACAATGGCGTAGGCATTGGCGGCATCCTGATGGGCAGCGACAGATTGCGCCGCTGGGCGCACCGCAATCCGCAGTTCGCCTTGCGCGGCACCGACTACACACACGACCCCGAGGTGCTTGCCGCCAGCCATCAGCTGGCCGCCATCAACGCGGCCATCGAGGTGGACCTGACGGGCCAGATCAATGCCGAAGTGGCCGCTGGCGTGTATGTGGGCGCCGTGGGCGGCGCGGTGGATTTTTTGCGCGGCGCAGCGCGCAGCCACGGCGGCCTGCCCATCGTGGCGCTGCCCGCCACCACCAAGGGCAAGACGCGCATTGTGGCGCAGCTGTCCGGCCCGGTGAGTACGCCACGCAGCGACGCGGGCCTGATCGTCACCGAGCATGGCGTGGCCGACCTGCGCGGCCAGCCGCTGTCGCGCCGCGTGCGCCGCCTGATCGACATTGCCGCCCCCGAACACCGCGAGGACCTGGAACGCCAGGCCCACGAAACACTGCGCCGCTGTGGCGCGGCGTTTCATCAAAATTGA